The Raphanus sativus cultivar WK10039 chromosome 6, ASM80110v3, whole genome shotgun sequence sequence TTAGGGTTCAGATATTTTTGGTACTATCCTACAATATCCGTTCagatatttttacatttcggaTCGGATAACGGGTCAGGTTTTTCGGTTCATGTTCAGTTTGTATTTTGAGTTCCAGATTTTATGCCCAGTCCTACTCATTCCTATCTTTTAGTTTCTCTCACAGCTTGAATGATGGCTTTTTATCCTTAAAGTAACAGTGACTCCAACGGCGAGAAAATGGTCTTTTTCGACCTCAACTATTCATGTCGTGTCTTTTTACAcctaaataaaagataaatgataaatatgacataaaataaatagtaatttgAATTGTAGACATAAACTTTGAATTGTGTGCATAAACCTACCTTGACTAACATTGCGTTAGTCAACTGTGATGTTAGTCAACCGGAAATCGAACTTTGGTCCCACAGACATAATACAATTCTAATTACCACTCTTCTATGACAAGTCTATTCTCCCTTATCAGATTTAACACATCTATATTTTCATTTGTATattctaaagaaaaaataatttctgtttacaaattttattaagtaCAAGTTATAATTGCATCAATAGTTATctaattttacttttgtttcaattttgtttacaaattttatttagaactattttaaaataaaatttctcaaatagttatctaatttaaaatatttaaaatttttaaaaatatatataataaggattataattttttcttgaatttaaaacctaacttttaaaatacaaatatacacaaatctaaaaatctatatttatatttttgtaaattgtttattttaaaagttaggttttgatttttaagaaaaaatatactcACTATTATTGATGCAATTATAATTTGTAGTAATTTTTCTTTGTCAGCAACCTAAACAGACTCATGTACACTCCGTAAACCCAAAATGGTAACTTCTCATCTATATGGGCAATAAACAACATTTGTTTTCTTGCGTTCTGTGCAAGACTGTCCGTCCTTGAGTTATGCGTCCGTGATATATGAATGATTTCCGAGCTGTTGAAACTCGTCTTCAAAATCTTTATATCCTCCAGATAATTTGTACAGGCTGGCTATTCTTCTGGTtttgaaaccatcttcaccaactgaaaACAATGtgttgcaaaagtaacattaaATTGTCaatttgtaataaataaaataaaattttctttagaatatacaaatcaaaagGTAGAAGTTTTAAATCTATTAAATGGTCAATAGAAATATTGTAGCATAGTGGTAAGTAAGTCTTAACTAAGTTCCAGGACCAAGGATCGATTCCCagtaatttttaataagtttctCCATTACAAAACAACATCATTTTGTATAACATAACGGTTGACTAATGTGGTATTAGTCAAAATAGGTTTATGCATACACTTCAGAATTTAGGTCGTAGTTAGCACTTATCTTTTGTTTGGGTATAAAAATGTACGATATGACTAGCTTGGTTATACACTTTCAAATATAGAGAAAGCATAAACTCACTGGAAACTTAAATtcttttatgaatatttaaaaaatcttaaaactacATATACCATTAGatagtcttttttttctctcgtttttttgatcaaaccatGAAATAGTCTAGTACTAGTATGTAAGCGTCAATCCACACCAGACAGGTCTTTTGAAAAAGGACACACTTACCACAATACACACACATTGACTACAGTTTTTGCATTACAAACCCATATGcttattattagtttttattaaaggCAGCACTGAACCAAACTGATTCTAAACATCTGAGGTGAAACGGGCGccttccaaaatattttttgcgTTACCCAAATCAAATCCATCGCGTCTATGGAACTCTTTAATCTGCAATTACGGGTATATACCTAGATCGTGAATACAATGGACCAACTAacacatatatgataaataGTGTTGAGACTGTATCCAAAGTCTTGATAGTGAAAATGTAGTACCTGGTTATGAGGCAGATCTTTGAACTCTGGAAGAACCAATCGTTGAGTGAACTCAATGTATGAAGCCGGGATTGTTTCAGTAACCCCATCTGCAAATTTAACTGCAATCTTCTCCGAGATGGATGACACTTGTAATAGTAGACCATCTTGACTCActgaaatacatattttttgaCATCTAGTCCAATTATATAACAGAAACAATAGAACCATTCTAATGAAAAGCAAAATATCTCATGATCACGAGGGGAACAAACCTTTGAGAATTCCTCCATCGTTGTTGAGTTCGAATCCCTTTTCTTCTAGATACTCTTTGATGCATTTGATATCACTGAATTGGTGGTTGAGTCGATGAACAGAAAATGCAAGATGGTTCATCATGTAGCCGTGGATAAGTACCCATGCCGCAAATTCACTCTCTCTGCACCGTTTCATAATAGTTAGATTTTCCTCaataagttgtttttttttgttaaagtcaataccttttaaattttattgttttataagCTATAGCACTTTTAATTAATAAACGAATAATTAATtagtttagtttaatttttattttttaaacctaGATCCGGATATCATATGGCTATTTGAATTTTGATACGGATATCGtggatattaaaattttagttcgGATATCCGAAAAACCTAAAATCTAGATCTGAATAGCAATTATACGAATCCAGATCCGGATTTTCTAAAATACCATCCGTCCCACCCCTAACGTCTAGGGAAAATATGATTAGAAAGTGAGTTATATACTTGACAAGTTGCTGAAAGTCGGTGGATGTTGGCTTCTCCCAAATTAAAGACCCCAAAGTACTTGAAAGAACCGCTTGTTTACCTCCTTTCGGTTTTAGATACTTCCTTATTATCTCctaattaacaaaaacaatcaataaTTATTAGCATTAAagatcaaattatatatatcaagATTTGCGACAATATTATGTTTGAGATCATTCGTAACCATACCTGTGATTCAGGACTTAGTTCGTTCACAAGAAGCTCAGCCAACACAAGTCGTGGCAAAGGGCCATTGCCTAGACCATGACCATCATCGGGGACGTAAATATCCGGAGGAGAAAACGTGAGAACTCTTAGTTTCTTCGTTGGGAAATCAAGCCCACCTTCAGCTTTGTATCCATAATCCAAGAAGAAGCTCGATAAGGATTCTATTCCGTAACCCTCAACCTACGTATacccaaataataataatccatAAAACTGTTGTTTACCAAATCAGGTGTACTGATTTTCATTTGTTTGACATTTCATCCATTTCGATATAAATGATGTGTCAGAATTTATTAAAAGGACAACTATTTTGAGACAAAAGATAGGCATTTCGGTTTAATTATGGCTTCAGTTTGGATTCAGTTCGGTTTGATTTATTTGGATTTAGGAATATCTTAACTAAAGTCAACCcaatttagtttggtttggtttgtgttcagtttgattcaattttattttggtttagtatgttcggtttggttttagttcggattggtttgtgtttggttcgatttaatttgattttatttgtaattgTTTAATTCAATAGAattgattttttagttttgtctagttttgttacaaaaatataatttataaaaacattaaaaatcatCATTTGATACTAAATCATTATATTCTTCATATTTACATGTATGGCTAAACACCACAATAAAAATCTAGAAAATATAatccaataattttatattagtatCTTCAAacctaatataaatatcataaacaatttattgtttttgttattaatgtatgagattcagattttttattttaattttagttatgtttattttattcttttagaagtgaaatgaataaatttttgtttagttgtttagcttaaatatattaaattttaatattattaatacatttaattaatctaaattaaaatacttcggtttttcggtttgatttggtttaacaCCAAATCGAACTATTTGGGTTGATCAAATCTTAAACCAATGGTTTAGACatataatttggtttagtttaactCAGTTTGAATTCGATTGGGTTGGTTTGGTTCGGCGGGTTGGGTTTTTTGTCCACTCCTACCAAATacaagttttgtttttggtaatgttaaaaagacaaaataaaagtCCAAGAACATGTGACAACAATAAGGTTTGgtaatctcttatatattattagagaACTATTATAACATATGAAAACTATGACATGTATCATCACTAATAGTGATGATTTTTAGAGAAATATGTTAGTTtatctaaacatatattatacttCTTActaaacttaatataaaattagttttaatacacaaaatattctttttctttccttaaataaacgTTATAGAATTAactaatatgattaaaatatatttgatagttAATTAtgttgaataataaagatttgataaaaaaaatctttgtttaattttatattattacgttaattaaataatcaaataactatataataaaatagatatactatatatctatattaatattattaaaattaattatagctcatataatatagaaaagtgtttgtttagatttatttaccataaacagttgtaaataaataagattgattatttttatttatgtgttcacacaatttagttatatatgtaCTAGTTCCTGAATtctcaattatttaatatattttattttgttatttcataataggtaaaacaaaataaataatattatgtaaaaataatttttatatactatgTTCACCTCGCAATCAggtatcttttttttatagCAAATCAGCTATCTTAACCTACTCATCTAATAATAACTTTACTTGGcacactacaaaaaaagaggTGTGCTAAGAGAATGAGAACtgtgaatttcttaaaatacaTCATTTGAATACCATCACATTTCAATGCATTTCCAACCTACAAAGagtaaaacaaaatcaaaacaattttttgaataaaaactCTTGACAAATCTCTTTAGAATGAGAACAATCATTCAAAAGTAAAGATATCATAACAAATTGGAAGtacttttattttctgtttctcCAAAGATGTAGATACATACTCTTTCAATGATTAGTATGTAGATCTCGTAGTCATAAATTCACCATATGAAAATCTTTATAAAAGGTATATAAAAGAGATGAAGAAatctagaaaaaaatatgatataatagGAGAAAACATTTGTGAAGATGAGTAAGAGAGATCATGATTagttttcaaaaacaaattttataacagttgagaacgttttttttttcttaagtaaAAGAGTAGAAGAAGATTGTGGCGTGGTACAAGGATAGTGGgagatttaaaaacatattatttagtTAAAGTTTGAGATAAAATTGGAAAACTAATCCCTGTTTTTATGgcaacaaatttatttttaatggcATATTTATACAAGAATTATTATAGAAAAGGGTGAAATTAGCTGCTAATACTTAATTATGGCAAATTGTGGCGTGTTTATAGTAATTTTCCCTTTTTAGCTAgctcatttattttaattatttcgatatttataaaaaattgtacatATATGTACTTAACTAAAgtttagtaatttaaaatatatatttatttcagttacttttaaaaatgtttttgtacacacacccatatatatatatatatatgtaaactactaaataaattcaattttttatgaattacTTATAGGgtaatacaatttttataagatatccattagatatatatattttaacgaaataaatttatattattaatattaaaaattttaacttcaatttttttaacgTAACCAACACAaactatctatcttattaaaacagaagtacacatatagaaatacccttagttttcaaatttaattacacttccataccactgagaattaaattgagtttcctattttaatgcttgtctttttcagttagattaatgtgttttccaaaattaaatacacaattaaataatactttctattttaatgctttgtcttttccatttagattaatgtgttttccaaaattaaatttgaattaaatacatttcatttacttatccattaaatcaatgtcaaattaaaaaaaaaaaatacatttttattggacaaataattcatgaaaattataatattaactcTTCATTTACAAAATCCGAACGaaaaaagtattaccaaatcTAAACCGGAACTAGATAATACctaaacggatttaccattttcgtatctagagaaccataaccaaaccttatccgaacgaaatatttcggatattcaaatgtatctaagtcatatttatatacttcaatatgttagctattttttgagttaatatccaagatataagctattttaagttctttaaaatatttgaaatataaaaaataatcaaaaataaacatctaaagtagataaacaataatcaaaacaccaaaaatacttaaaatatatatttattcttcatccaaatattcaagttaaacttatttttaatttttaatttaggtactttggcttacattactcaaacttacatgttatattatttttatttttagatttagggaaatttaaagatatacaaattttgaaaaaattaaaaatagtttaaacgggttatcaaacccgcaaagatccgaatcagattgaaaccaaaatttataaatacccgaatagaactagaatctttaaactcaaaaatctcaaacccgaatagattttaaccgaattcgagtgggtATCCAAATACCCACCCCAAGCTTAGTcgatataaaacgatcaaagattacaaatatactatttagtataaataaataaaaaccaaaactgaaaattaatacccgtgcagtcgcacgggtcaagatctagtatatattatttttaactgaATTATGTTAGTGTCATTTTATAATTGATGCAAGATTTGcttcttttatttaaatgatgttAAATTTGTATCATTTCTATAAGTAATACTAACATAAATTAGTATATGTATCAGTTATTTAAATGATGTAAACTCATATTTTGTATCAGttctttaaaaatgatataaataaatataaatttgaatcaATTCCATGGAAATGATGCTAAATAAATTGATATGAACATCATTTACTATAACTGATGTTGAAAACACACAAATTTgcatcatttataaataagtgAATTCAAAATAGTATCGATTATTTTTCTGATGCTATTTATGTGATGCAATacaaggtttttttttgtagtggcAAGTTGATTGAGGCGTAATTTCTTCATATACTTGCTAGTTTAATATGTAAATGTCTGTTTTATCGAATAAAGATTTTAGTGGGTTGAACGGGCCGCCCATCTCTGTATTAAGGTATATCAAGCAATAGTTTCAGGCCACGTAATATTAAGCAAAATATTGGCCACAAATCAAAAGATGTTTGTAGCTTAGATGGTTTAAGCAAAGGAAGTTTCATTCCTTTATCTCCGGTTTGAATGTGACTACTGCATAagctttaaataattttataggtAATTTTAGACAACAACTACATTATATATAAGGCCACATTTTTAAAACGGCTTTAACTTTAAGCCTTGATAGTCTGGGACGGCACTCACTGAACCTTACATATTACATCCCGGTTGCTTATTTAATTGTACATATCTAATTTATTCGAGGAagttatatttatactatataaccTAACAACCATGTCTCAATGTTCTACAATTATACTTATACAGTATACTGTAAATTCAACAACAAAAAtttcttagcaaaaaaatattcaacaaAATAACACGTTCGTAGCCATAATACATTTGCGAAAACATCGAATATGACCACATAATTTCACCAGAATTACAGACGTACAGGTACTGAGTACATACCTTAAACGTCTGGAAAGTGAAGTGATCGTAGCAGACCGTCTCGTTGTCCACTGACTGAACAAGCTCCCATATGTTCTTCGCCCTTGGGTTTTTCCTCAGGTACGTCTTCAGTATATTCTCAAACACATTTCGAAGAAATGTTTCACTTCCTCCCTGTTTCATAGTAATTATGAATTATCATtaactttataatattaatttttttaacgaACAAACCATAATGCTAGAAGGAGGGGTCGAAAGAATCCATATTGAGAAAGAACCTTGAATGAACCGTGGGACAAGTCGAAAGAACCCATGTTGAAAAGATCTTTGAGTTATGTCTGAGAAACTGAGCCTTGGTTAGTTGTTCTTATTTGTACTGTATTTCATTGATAAAAAGACAAAGAGtctctattattattattattattattattattattattattattattattattattattttattattattattattattattattattattattattattattattattattattattattattattattattattattattattatattattattattattattattattattattattattattaataatattattattattattattattattataataataataataataataatttattattattattatttgtttcgaAAATGATACTATAGATTAAAATGACactattatttgttttgtatttcgtgactatcaatactattaattcttcaacatgtccaattgataaatgttagatccaattatttaaaatctactttttgaaataattaactGCCAATATTTAACATATGTAATATAACATGGCTTGTGATATTTTATAACTTTCCCTCCCATTTACTTCCTATAATTTAGGGATGCACTATTTtgaataggaaaaaaaaataatgtacaCATCTATTATATGCTTTGATTTCCACATAATCTGATAccatcttttatatatattattatcaataacaattaataacatttatattCATAGTATCAAGAActgtgataaaaataaatacataactatGCCAACTTTAAATATCGGActgtttgaataaaaatatagaacaattcaaataattttaaatttatggataaAAATTGTTTCTGggtcattttttataaataatatttttagtacgtatatttagttatttagaaattaaatataattaatatatgtgggtatataattttattttaaaattttggatatcaagttgcataactatacatttttgctatatgcatttcaaaaaattatttttaaactttgttcataaatattacaatatattatattttcttattagttacctaatataattagtcaagaatatttgtaTTCAAAAAATCTGATTTGGAATCGACTCGAAAATCGAAAtttcatactctattagacatgCTTATATATTCGAAAcggttattaaaatattatatctgaAAACCAATTATACTCAATCCGCACCAAAAACCGaacaaattttttgaatttgaaaattttgtttttaatattctgttaattatatatattaataaaatcatatttaataaataatttttaatcaaaataaaaaaatatcaatactattaaatttggaACATGTCCAATTAGTGTTAGTTCAGtccaactaaaaaaatatatatacaactgCTTATATGctcatataaatataactacTTAATTTTAACCttatttagaaaaaagaatACGCCAACAACTAACTGGTGGAAAAGACTACTATTTTTTAGGAATACGCAGATAATAACTGGCTGGTCAAATAAACAGTTGCACAACTTTTTTCAAAAGAGTCCGAACTGACATGTGGCAGTTTGTTGAATAGAcgatattttgttgtttgttgCTGGTTACAGtctggattttataaaaattatatttcttaaaaatattaaacaaaaaatatatatgttctttttaaatacttttaaaaaaatacaggaatttaaaaataataatttaaaatttaaatcacgtataaatttttattataaatatatttttataataattaaattaaataatgatttttaaaatatatatatcccgCGGATAACCATAAAATTAAGTGGAGCGGGtaccaaattatttgtttgcaggttgtgcagatcatattttttaaccaaaagaaaatttaaaatccgCAGGTTAGCGGGTCAGCGGACGAGTTCGACCCACAACCTAGCCTTAGCCTtgcgtataccggatcaatttttaaattgctattatttaataaaatatattttgattaaaatttatacaaaaatatgattacaaaaacagatacaaatataatcagaaagaaaaaaaatatcaaaaattaaatttcaaacaaaaaatatacccgcccttttaagggcgggtcaaatcTAGTTTCACTATTATTGTTGAACACATAATTCACGTTATGGGCACATTGGCTCCATTGGGAGTTGGTTctagaaaaaacaataaatcaTTCAACAAATCTAACAGAAGCTTATAAATTCTGTGATATCCCGTATCCCATAATCCTGCCAAATTGACTGACAAAATCTTCAAtgattaatcttttttttcaaaaacgtCTTCAATGATTAAAGAAAGGGACAAAATCTTTAAATCTTGAACACATAATTCACGTTATGGGCAGATTGGATCCATTGGGACTTTGGGAGTTGGTTCTAAAAAAACAGTAAATCATTCAATAAATCTAACAGAAGCTTATAAATTCTGTGATATCCCGTATCCCATAATCCTGCCAAATTGACTGACAAAATCTTCAATGattaatcctttttttttctttcaaaaacgtGTTCAATGATTAAAGAAAGTGACAAAATCCGCCAGTCTGGAATGGATCGTACCTAAGCCTGAGATTTTAAACCGAGCCAAGTCTGCCGAACCGAATCGAACCGAGGTTTTGAAATTTCGGTGTTGTTTCAGTTAACAAAATGGAACCGATCGGCAGCAATGTAAAATATcttcggttttcggttcggatcaGTTCTGTTAGGATGAACAGACGGTTAGCCGGAATAACAAAACCCTATGAACTACTTCGGTGTTTCTTCCCTAAATCGTAGTGAAGAAGACTCATTCCTCTACACCATTTTGTTCGACTCCCATTTTTAACTC is a genomic window containing:
- the LOC108810159 gene encoding uncharacterized protein LOC108810159, whose amino-acid sequence is MGSFDLSHGSFKGGSETFLRNVFENILKTYLRKNPRAKNIWELVQSVDNETVCYDHFTFQTFKVEGYGIESLSSFFLDYGYKAEGGLDFPTKKLRVLTFSPPDIYVPDDGHGLGNGPLPRLVLAELLVNELSPESQEIIRKYLKPKGGKQAVLSSTLGSLIWEKPTSTDFQQLVKESEFAAWVLIHGYMMNHLAFSVHRLNHQFSDIKCIKEYLEEKGFELNNDGGILKVSQDGLLLQVSSISEKIAVKFADGVTETIPASYIEFTQRLVLPEFKDLPHNQIKEFHRRDGFDLGNAKNILEGARFTSDV